The genomic interval CGCGCCCGCCTCCGCGCCTTTGCCCAGGCGGAGACGGCCGAcgcgcgtgcgtgcgtgcgcgctCGGTATAAATAGATCGCAGGCGGCGGCCAGTGGACAGAGCCGGGCTACGGGCACGGCGGGCCATGGCGGGCGAGGACCACCAGTGGCAGGGCAGCATCCTCTACAACATGCTCATGAGCGCGAAGCAAACGCACGCGACTCCGGAGGCGCCCGAGGCACGGCCGGGGGGCGCGTGCTGGGGCTGCTCCTGCGGCTCGGAGCCCCCGGTGGGCAGAGAGGGGCTGCCAGGTGAAAGGCCAGTGGCGCTCCTGTACCGCTGCTGCTTTTGCGGCGAAGACCACCCGCGGCAGGGCAGCATCCTCTACAACATGCTCACGAGCGCGAAGCAAACGCAGGAGACTCCGGAGGCGCCCGAGGCCCGGCGGGGGGGCGCGTGCTGGGGCTGCTCCTGTGGCTCGGAGCCCCCGGTGGGCAGAGAGGGACTGCCGGGTGGGCGGGCCACGGCGCTCCTGTACCGCTGCTGCTTTTGCGGCGAAGACCACCCGCGGCAGGGCAGCATCCTGTACAGCTTGCTCACCAGCGCAAAGCAAACGCACGTGGCTCCGGAAGCTCCTGAGGCGCGGCCGTGGGGCGCGTGGTGGGACCGCTCCTACTGCGCGCAGAGGCTGGCGGGCGGAGAGGAGCTGCCGCGTGGGCGGGCCTTGGCGCTCCCGTGCCGCTGCTGCTTTTGCGGTGAAGACCACCCGCCGCAGGGCGGCATCCTCTGCAACGTGCCCACGAACGCAAAGCAAACGCACGTGGCTCCAGAGGCACAGCCGGGGGCCCCCTGGTGGGACCCCTCGTGCGGCGCGCAGCGGCGGGTGGCCCTCAAGAGCCCACAGGTGGTCTGCGAGGCAGCCTCGGCGGCCCTGTTGAAGACGCTGCGCTTCGTCAAGTACCTGCCCTGCTTCCAGGTGCTGC from Balaenoptera musculus isolate JJ_BM4_2016_0621 chromosome X, mBalMus1.pri.v3, whole genome shotgun sequence carries:
- the NR0B1 gene encoding nuclear receptor subfamily 0 group B member 1; this translates as MAGEDHQWQGSILYNMLMSAKQTHATPEAPEARPGGACWGCSCGSEPPVGREGLPGERPVALLYRCCFCGEDHPRQGSILYNMLTSAKQTQETPEAPEARRGGACWGCSCGSEPPVGREGLPGGRATALLYRCCFCGEDHPRQGSILYSLLTSAKQTHVAPEAPEARPWGAWWDRSYCAQRLAGGEELPRGRALALPCRCCFCGEDHPPQGGILCNVPTNAKQTHVAPEAQPGAPWWDPSCGAQRRVALKSPQVVCEAASAALLKTLRFVKYLPCFQVLPLDQQLVLVRSCWAPLLMLELAQDRLNFETVETSEPSLLQRILTTRRRETEGDEPQPHLVLPPEAEHLPLAAEVQAIKGFLAKCWSLDISTKEYAYLKGTVLFNPDLPGLQCVKYIQGLQWGTQRILREHVRVTHRGHQVRFAELNSTLFLLRFINANVLAELFFRPIIGPVTMDDMMLEMLCAKL